In Gimesia chilikensis, the DNA window TCGTCTGGTCGGGAGTGCAACTGTTTCGTTCCAGCGCAAGCGAACTGATGGATCTGCAGGCCGATCCGGAATTCGTAGAGCAAATTCAGGCTGCGGCGCTGTCCGTCGAACAGGTAGAAAATATCGAAACCCTCTGGGTCAGAAAATCAGGGCTGGAATACTTTGCCGATATTCATATTGAAGTCGACCAGAATCTCACCGTGGCCGAAGGGCATCGCATTGGACATGAAGTCAAAGATCGACTGCTGAACGAATTCCCCCGATTAAGGGACGTCCTGGTTCACCTCGAACCGTTCCCCCATTTTCACGATGCGATAGAGGATGTCGGTTAGCGCTGCAGCCAGACAATATTTTTTCCTGAACTTCTCCCTGATCCGCAGTAGAGAGACAGGGGGAAGTTGCCCCCCGCCTCTATCAATGTCACTCTGGTCCGTCAGCGATTACTCACCGCAACAGGGACAGAGTTCAGGAACCAGCACTGTGAGTGTGGCTGCGTACGCGGTTTGCTCGTACTGTTCGGTCTTTTCATCCGCCGCGGTGTGATGCACAACGACGAGATACTGATTGCCCGTCCGCGGAGTGAATTCAGCCAGTCCCTCTGAATCGGAGTGACGTTCATAGCGATCGTCAAAATCGCCTTTGAGAGTTTCTCCACGAGGTATAAAGGAGACAGTCGCATCCGCCAGGGGCTTGCCTTTTAACAGAACACGGACCTGAAGCGGCTTCCCCGGTCCCATGGGTGTCACGGGATTTACAACGGGAACAATTTCGAGGGGATGTCCCAGCACGCGGTCAAAGCCGGGATTCTCGAGTGAAACCTGATCCAGTTTGGGACTGACGACGAAAAACGTTTTGGCACTTTTAATCGCACGAACCGGCTTACCGTGATTGACAACCCGGTCGATTGAATGCGAAACCAGGTATAATCCTTTTTGAGCGGGTACGAACTTCGCCTTCCAGTATCCTTCTTTGGGGGCGTAACCGGTATCGATGACGGTGCTCTTCAGATCGTATGCTTTACCGGTGGGATCGAGCACGTCGAGCGTGCAACCCTCCAGGTCAATCTTACTGGCGAGCTTGAAATCACGGTGATGATTTCCATGATTGCCCAGTTTGAGGTCAATGTAAATCGCATCGCCGGAACGGATCAGGCTGGTATTGGATTCCACCCAGGTATCATGTGCCTGCACCGGCGCGAATTGCCATGTGCAGCAGAGCAGCAAAGCGGTAAGGAATGTAATTTTCATAAGAACTCCTGAAACAGCCCGGACCTGGTAAAACCAGGCCCGGATGAAGTGAAAAGGTTGATTAATATTCTCCGATGACTTCACCACCGGCACGCGTAGCCAGGGCACGCCAGATATCGAGATTGATATTCTCGCTGACGAACCGGCAACTGCCATCGACCAGAGCGATCTGAACTCCGCCGGTATGTGCGCTACGGGCGCTGACCAGGGCAAAGTTATGAAAGCCGTTCTGACAGTCGGGGACATTCGCGTTGGGACCATACCAGTGATTGTACATCGAGTCCGCCAGGTGACCGTTCACCCATTTGGCGCCACGCTGCCCGGACCAGGCGGGTGCGGAAGCTGCCGTACAGGCGGCGGGCGTGGTTTGCGTTCCCATGGAAAGCTCGATCACCCGGTGACGATAATCGCCGGTAGCGGGTGCCGCGTTCTGTCCATCGCCGAGCAGTTGCTCACTAAACAGGACCGTATTCGTAGTCCCATCGGTCACATCACGAAAGCGCACTTTCGATCGCTGAAAGATGACACCATCCGCGTTACTGTTCGAGCCGTCGTCTGCCGTCCCCGATCCATTCAATCCGGAACCGAGACAGGCGGGGTAACTGATTCCGGCGTAATCGGATCCAGGAACGGCGTCTTTGTCACTGGGGCAAACCATCAAAGGCAGCCTGGTGCGGGCAGCCGTATCGTTATTGCCCACCTCGGTGGCATCAAACGATCCCGAGTTAAAGGCATTGAGTGGGGGCACATCGTAATTGAGCAGGCCCTGCAGGTTTCCCTGGTCGACGAAGGGCAGCAGTTGTGCATGCGCAGACCAGACATAAGGATACCCGAGACTGCCGGGCGGAAAGACACGATGTGCCGATTCATAATTATGCAGCGCCAGTGCCAGCTGCTTGAGGTTATTTTTACACTGACTCCGCCGCGCTGCTTCACGTGCCTGCTGGACGGCCGGCAGCAGTAGTGCGATCAGAATCGCAATAATCGCGATCACGACCAGTAATTCGATAAGGGTAAATCCGCGCGTATTTCGGACGCGGGACTGTGACGAAAATTTCATGGGGTAACTCCCGTTGAATTGGAATCTGCGCAGCATCATGTGAGACAGCGCAGCTGATTAGAAAAACGTGGCGTTTTCAGATCAGCGTCAATTCGGGAGGGGGTGTATCCGGCACGGTAATGTGGCCGTCAAAGAGTGGAGACCGCTGAGCGGTACAGTTTCGCACAGGTGCAGGTCCGGTGAGCAACACCGGAGCGACCAGAATTCGGGGTTCACTGTTCAGCAACGAACCGCCGGGGGATTTACTGCCACAACCACAGAGTGCCATGATGCGCGGGCATTCGGTTGTCGCTTCTTCCACAGAGTCACAGCCTTTGTTGCTACAGCAACTGGAGGTGGTTTTCTGCTGACAGCAGGACCTGACCTGCTGCCGACAGCGCGAACGTCCCGCTTGGGCACAACAGCATTGGCCGGACTGCTGGAGTTCATCACCACATCGACAACCTGACTGGGCTGCTTGCAGAAAATCGAGGGGGACTCCTGTTGAAGTCAGGCAGAAACTGAACAGTGTCACCAGTCGGCACAAAAAGCGCGGGGATCGCACTTGATTCCATAATGGGCCAGTCTGGTGAAACATGATCGCGGTTCAGGTGGGCGGGTCAGCGGTAGAATCCGGATGACAGCGACTCTGCCTCCGGGACAGCTACCCATTCTAATGTAACCCGGGGGCGTTTCACCAGCGCGAAGTTCTGATTTTCGTTTGAATCTCTGAGGTCTTTGCTCTGAGAGGAAATCGGAGTTCTACAACCGAATTGAAGATCAGAGTTGATCTTCAGCCAGTGCGGCCCGGTAGTCGGCCTGTTCCTGGAAATAGAGCAGCTTCGCGTCGACGGCCTTTTCGGCAGATTCGAAGGCGTATTGTTCGCGGAGAGTCACTTTCAACAGGTCGGACAGACCTTCTTCAAAGTTGCGACGTTCCCGCCGGGCCAGGTCTTCTGCATAACCGACGGCTTCGTCAGCCTGTTTGGCCTGCTTGAAAGCACCAATCAGACCGGCATACGCTGCCTCGACCTCGGCTACAATCTTTTCTTCGGTCAACTGACGCTTGGCATTCAGCTGAGCGAGCTTACCGCCGACCGACTGCATTTTACCGCGGGCTTTGCGACGTTCGAGGGGAACTTCGACTAACAGATGGGCATCCAGTTCAAAGGGGCCTTTGTAGTTCTGGTAGCTGCTGGGGTAACCCATGTCCTTGGAACCTGCCATCAGCAGATCTACCGCGGGCAGACAGTCATTCTCCGCTTCGGAGTAATCAATATCCAGCTGACGCTGTAACAGATCGAGACTGTAGATCTCAGGACGCTGCTCTAACGCTCGTGCCGCATCCATGGCGACCTGTGCTTCATCCATCTGTTTCAACAGGGGAAAATCAGGCACCTGGCTGGCTTCCGGAATGACGGGATCGCCGTTCGCATCGCGGTAGTAAAGGGAAAGCTTAACTGCGGTCTGCTGCAGCTTACGTTCGGCCAGTGCCCGCTTGCCTCGACGTTCGGCGACCAGACGCAGGTTATCCGTCAGCTCGGGAGGATCGAGGAAACCGTTTTCCACCTGGCTGCGAATTCGATCGGTACGGTCTTCGGCCAGTTTGAGAATGCGGTCAGCGATGACCAGTTTTGCTCCTGCAGCCACCCACTCCCAGTAGGCATAGCTTCCC includes these proteins:
- a CDS encoding DUF4198 domain-containing protein, encoding MKITFLTALLLCCTWQFAPVQAHDTWVESNTSLIRSGDAIYIDLKLGNHGNHHRDFKLASKIDLEGCTLDVLDPTGKAYDLKSTVIDTGYAPKEGYWKAKFVPAQKGLYLVSHSIDRVVNHGKPVRAIKSAKTFFVVSPKLDQVSLENPGFDRVLGHPLEIVPVVNPVTPMGPGKPLQVRVLLKGKPLADATVSFIPRGETLKGDFDDRYERHSDSEGLAEFTPRTGNQYLVVVHHTAADEKTEQYEQTAYAATLTVLVPELCPCCGE
- a CDS encoding DUF1559 domain-containing protein — encoded protein: MKFSSQSRVRNTRGFTLIELLVVIAIIAILIALLLPAVQQAREAARRSQCKNNLKQLALALHNYESAHRVFPPGSLGYPYVWSAHAQLLPFVDQGNLQGLLNYDVPPLNAFNSGSFDATEVGNNDTAARTRLPLMVCPSDKDAVPGSDYAGISYPACLGSGLNGSGTADDGSNSNADGVIFQRSKVRFRDVTDGTTNTVLFSEQLLGDGQNAAPATGDYRHRVIELSMGTQTTPAACTAASAPAWSGQRGAKWVNGHLADSMYNHWYGPNANVPDCQNGFHNFALVSARSAHTGGVQIALVDGSCRFVSENINLDIWRALATRAGGEVIGEY
- a CDS encoding TolC family protein, with amino-acid sequence MLRVWIILIAVCFEGCAATRQTLTDSTPEPEASVVKIKPAEDSSKLQPRSTAAPVVYPESLAVAVDRESPEAEASAVQQVASVSTSVDDLFSGKGTTPEEAAAGEFSVSKQLGGEFTAGTQTTNELTADEFAMAPHLPPLPGMDFKPTARGLVLDEVINSVYASYPLLEAAIYSRDVAAGQQLESMGEFDHKLKAGSENQPMGYYQTYRQHVGLVKPLYQGGEAFAGYRIGRGSFEPWYLGRQTNEGGEFKAGFMVPLAKNREIDQRRAALWRATYGVDAVEPEIQAQLIDFVQQGSYAYWEWVAAGAKLVIADRILKLAEDRTDRIRSQVENGFLDPPELTDNLRLVAERRGKRALAERKLQQTAVKLSLYYRDANGDPVIPEASQVPDFPLLKQMDEAQVAMDAARALEQRPEIYSLDLLQRQLDIDYSEAENDCLPAVDLLMAGSKDMGYPSSYQNYKGPFELDAHLLVEVPLERRKARGKMQSVGGKLAQLNAKRQLTEEKIVAEVEAAYAGLIGAFKQAKQADEAVGYAEDLARRERRNFEEGLSDLLKVTLREQYAFESAEKAVDAKLLYFQEQADYRAALAEDQL